A DNA window from Massilia putida contains the following coding sequences:
- the tssF gene encoding type VI secretion system baseplate subunit TssF — translation MDELFAQYERELVTMRQLCREYAERYPKVAAKLQLGGDACDDPHVERLIQSVALLCARVSKRLDDSYPQFTEALLNLLFPHYLKPFPSCAIVRFVPTGAGTAKFPRGTLLESAPVRGVHCKFQTAYDVGPSPAAITSAWFDALIRAPSATRLPPGMATAIGIEFTVSAAFPAGTPAPLRIYLDGDTSFCAALRDALFMRAASAYVQAGADEAWLPLAGIPIAAVGFADDDALIPFDARSHGAYRILEEYFAFPEKFNFFDIDLAALCARLPPDCSRFTLHLALAGVAPGSDQARMLAGLSAQSLLPGCTPVTNLFRQPGVPIGYTQRTADYTVLGHPAHAAAYEVYSVDRVHMVQQRGKDIAPIEFRPFYALRHGENDGHKGRYWILRHDDTLAVTSPGHEKVISLVDTHGEPLAVEQTTLSIDLTCTNRDLPCLLKCGSPDGDLAIPGAAQGARIRFLRRPTRPHRLANGQGIHWRLISHLTLNHHSLAQEGADGLREMLTLYDVTGSAVSRRQIAGIVGLEHAETTAWIRHKRGSSLAHGTEVRLTIDEDAFVGASLHLFVQVIDQFFALYVQMNSFIELVILSHQSGEELFRCKPRSGSMPLS, via the coding sequence ATGGACGAATTGTTTGCGCAATACGAACGCGAGCTCGTCACCATGCGGCAGCTTTGCCGCGAATACGCCGAGCGCTACCCCAAAGTGGCGGCCAAGCTGCAGCTCGGCGGCGACGCCTGCGACGACCCGCATGTTGAGCGCCTGATCCAGTCCGTCGCCCTGCTCTGTGCCCGGGTGTCGAAGCGGCTGGACGACTCCTATCCGCAATTTACGGAGGCATTGCTCAACCTCCTGTTTCCGCACTACCTGAAGCCGTTTCCGTCCTGCGCGATCGTGCGCTTCGTTCCAACCGGCGCCGGCACGGCAAAGTTCCCGCGGGGGACACTGCTCGAGTCGGCGCCCGTCCGCGGCGTGCACTGCAAATTCCAGACCGCATATGATGTCGGGCCGTCCCCGGCCGCCATTACGTCCGCCTGGTTCGATGCGCTCATCCGCGCACCGTCTGCGACGCGGCTCCCGCCGGGCATGGCGACGGCTATCGGTATCGAATTCACGGTCTCGGCCGCATTCCCCGCCGGCACGCCCGCCCCCCTGAGGATCTATCTCGACGGTGATACCTCGTTCTGCGCAGCACTGCGCGATGCGCTATTCATGCGCGCGGCATCGGCGTACGTCCAGGCAGGAGCGGACGAGGCATGGCTGCCGCTCGCCGGGATACCGATCGCGGCGGTCGGCTTTGCCGACGACGACGCCCTCATCCCGTTCGATGCCCGCTCGCACGGCGCCTACCGGATTCTTGAGGAGTATTTCGCTTTCCCGGAGAAATTCAATTTCTTCGACATCGACCTGGCCGCGCTGTGCGCTCGGCTTCCCCCGGATTGCAGCCGTTTTACGCTGCACCTGGCGCTGGCGGGCGTCGCACCGGGCTCGGATCAGGCAAGGATGCTTGCCGGCCTGTCGGCGCAAAGCCTCCTTCCTGGCTGTACCCCGGTCACCAATCTGTTCAGGCAGCCGGGAGTGCCGATCGGATACACCCAGCGAACCGCGGACTACACCGTACTTGGTCATCCTGCTCATGCCGCGGCGTACGAGGTGTATTCGGTCGACAGGGTCCACATGGTGCAGCAGCGGGGCAAGGACATCGCACCCATCGAATTTCGCCCCTTCTATGCGCTCCGCCATGGTGAGAACGATGGGCACAAGGGACGCTACTGGATCTTGCGCCACGACGACACGCTCGCAGTCACCAGCCCGGGCCATGAAAAAGTCATCTCGCTCGTCGATACCCACGGCGAACCGCTCGCGGTCGAGCAAACAACGCTCTCGATCGATCTCACCTGCACCAACCGGGACCTGCCCTGCCTGTTGAAATGCGGGTCGCCTGACGGCGACCTGGCCATTCCCGGCGCGGCACAGGGCGCGAGGATACGTTTTCTTCGCAGGCCCACGCGTCCCCATCGTCTCGCAAATGGCCAAGGCATCCACTGGCGCCTCATCTCCCACCTGACGCTCAACCATCATTCCCTGGCACAAGAAGGGGCCGATGGCCTGCGGGAGATGCTGACGTTGTACGACGTAACCGGCTCGGCGGTATCGCGGCGGCAGATTGCCGGCATCGTTGGGCTTGAACACGCCGAGACGACCGCGTGGATCAGGCACAAGCGCGGGTCATCCCTGGCGCATGGGACCGAAGTGCGCCTGACAATCGACGAAGACGCTTTCGTCGGCGCCAGCCTGCACCTGTTCGTGCAAGTCATCGACCAGTTCTTTGCGTTGTACGTCCAGATGAACAGTTTTATCGAGCTGGTGATCCTGTCTCATCAATCCGGGGAGGAGCTGTTCCGATGCAAACCGCGAAGCGGCAGCATGCCACTGTCATGA
- the tssG gene encoding type VI secretion system baseplate subunit TssG: MQTAKRQHATVMIEHLLAAPHRYRFAQMLNILLRTLRRQGIPYAQAFNRVLRFRNSLSLAFPASEIESVQVELADAAGTPRIYITSAFIGLLGASGTLPFHDTERAAAKEGRGADESWKPFIDLFSNRAIGLFYEAWGKYRVEQGLNTRCEDDLLPLLNALGGLRPKSFGPARPYASISSEIAGFYAGALRTRPIAASTVERVLSEYFGVPVRLEEFVGAWDPIPARFRSTLGVTAPTLGIGAALGARAWRNDLRVRLHIGPLDEDKAKDFLPHGRSHAALKEMVGLFAVPSVQYEIRLVLGKPCLKPLTLRTKGLDRRRLGWNCFLTGAEGKASRPDVRSVLRLTGR, translated from the coding sequence ATGCAAACCGCGAAGCGGCAGCATGCCACTGTCATGATCGAACACCTGCTCGCGGCGCCGCACCGGTACCGGTTCGCACAAATGCTGAACATCCTGCTCCGGACGCTGCGCCGACAGGGCATCCCGTACGCCCAGGCGTTCAACCGGGTACTGCGCTTCCGTAACAGCCTGTCGCTGGCTTTTCCGGCGAGCGAGATCGAGAGCGTGCAGGTCGAACTGGCCGACGCCGCCGGCACGCCTCGCATTTACATCACCTCCGCGTTCATCGGACTCCTGGGCGCAAGCGGCACCCTGCCCTTCCACGACACCGAACGGGCAGCCGCCAAGGAAGGCCGGGGTGCCGACGAAAGCTGGAAGCCGTTCATCGATCTGTTTTCGAACCGGGCCATCGGCCTGTTCTACGAGGCGTGGGGAAAATACCGTGTCGAACAGGGCCTGAATACGCGCTGCGAGGATGATCTGTTGCCGCTGCTGAATGCGCTCGGTGGCCTCCGGCCGAAGAGCTTCGGCCCCGCCAGGCCCTACGCATCCATTTCCTCGGAAATCGCCGGCTTCTACGCCGGAGCGCTCAGGACGCGGCCGATCGCTGCATCGACCGTGGAGCGTGTACTCAGCGAATATTTTGGCGTTCCTGTGCGTCTCGAAGAATTCGTCGGCGCCTGGGATCCGATACCGGCGAGGTTCCGCAGCACCCTCGGCGTCACCGCCCCCACGCTCGGCATCGGTGCCGCCTTGGGGGCACGCGCGTGGCGCAACGATTTGCGTGTCCGCCTTCATATCGGGCCCCTCGATGAGGACAAGGCGAAGGATTTTCTGCCGCATGGACGGTCTCACGCTGCATTGAAGGAGATGGTCGGTTTGTTTGCCGTGCCTTCCGTGCAGTATGAAATCAGGCTCGTGCTGGGGAAGCCGTGCCTCAAGCCGCTGACCTTGAGGACCAAAGGGCTGGATCGGAGACGCTTGGGCTGGAACTGCTTCCTGACTGGCGCGGAAGGCAAGGCGAGCCGGCCCGATGTTCGGTCTGTCCTGCGGCTGACGGGACGATAG